In Capsicum annuum cultivar UCD-10X-F1 chromosome 11, UCD10Xv1.1, whole genome shotgun sequence, one genomic interval encodes:
- the LOC107857049 gene encoding zinc finger protein ZAT11, whose protein sequence is MTTLKRSRENDMQIEAEAMANCALMLLSRLNNHNDNNSSSSSDHHINDFECKTCNKHFPSFQALGGHRASHNKRPRLFGEYLVQTKKNNKIHKCSICCMEFSLGQALGGHMRRHRDEISKTLMAKIPVLKKSNSSKRIFCLDLNLTPNDYHVDDLKLWPATLISSPVFRCFF, encoded by the coding sequence ATGACTACCCTGAAAAGAAGCAGAGAAAATGATATGCAAATTGAAGCTGAGGCCATGGCCAACTGCGCCTTAATGCTTTTGTCTCGTTTGAACAACCACAATGACAATAACAGTTCTTCGTCATCAGATCATCACATTAATGATTTTGAATGCAAGACTTGCAATAAACACTTCCCGTCTTTCCAAGCACTTGGTGGTCACCGTGCAAGTCATAATAAACGACCAAGATTATTCGGAGAGTATCTTGTTCAAACCAAAAAGAACAATAAGATTCATAAATGTTCCATTTGTTGTATGGAGTTCTCTTTGGGTCAAGCGTTAGGCGGACACATGAGGCGTCACCGTGATGAAATTAGTAAAACGTTGATGGCCAAGATACCGGTATTGAAGAAGTCAAATAGCAGCAAGAGGATTTTTTGCTTGGACTTAAATTTAACCCCTAATGATTAtcatgttgatgatttgaagttATGGCCGGCCACACTAATTTCATCTCCTGTTTTCCGATGCTTTTTTTAA